One window from the genome of Micromonospora aurantiaca ATCC 27029 encodes:
- a CDS encoding pentapeptide repeat-containing protein, whose amino-acid sequence MSTPLRATRQSFAGRDLRHRTLDGHSFKLCDFRGADLRGASLRGVSFAGCDLRGADLRDTDLSYARFGYVRTHDPEYGRTDVTGARWDGADLRGVTAERVIGWPNDL is encoded by the coding sequence GTGAGCACCCCGCTCCGCGCGACGAGGCAATCGTTCGCGGGTCGCGATCTTCGGCACCGCACCCTGGATGGGCACTCGTTCAAGTTGTGTGACTTCCGTGGCGCCGACCTTCGGGGCGCGTCTCTTCGCGGTGTCAGCTTTGCCGGCTGCGATCTGCGGGGCGCCGACCTGCGTGACACCGACCTGTCCTACGCGCGGTTCGGCTACGTCAGGACGCACGATCCGGAGTACGGACGCACGGACGTCACCGGGGCACGGTGGGACGGAGCCGACCTTCGAGGCGTCACCGCCGAGCGCGTCATTGGGTGGCCGAACGATCTCTAG
- a CDS encoding tetratricopeptide repeat protein, producing MVDEAVELSRAGRFDDAVETGRRAVEMLSGLTARDRGTVLPTLVLACSNLSYYLSDAGRPTEALECAEEAVRLARELYAIDRRHEEQLAEALDALARRLMSCGRTPEALTAGREALALMDVCPDVLLSRLLEPYAMALAATGQHAEALQVSDRALQLLRRLAVDQPVGSQMHDALGRVLSLHANRLFEAGRWEEAVDVGAETVAHFRESMTGSQPRRLGYLATALKNQAVCLAGVRRTAEALAAAAEAVELSRELVAAQPEVHHPLLASCLDTYGGRLSEMDRRAEAAAATDEAVKLYRALAAVDRAVYLSRLAEAVGNQGAVTEDRQASLALTTEAVQLRRELVADNRAGHLRDLALSLLNLANGLARSGRLDEALAVGEETLELQREVATVDRPAILSRHAEMLRRQAVWLDDAGRTVEALALGEEAIAVAREAVAGNRAANLKILSYALEDQAARLEKLSGRGSRQTRRPGGTPSFSKKKARRAQVMAREAQELWAEYQQGASASG from the coding sequence GTGGTCGATGAGGCGGTGGAGCTGTCGCGCGCTGGTCGTTTCGACGATGCGGTCGAGACGGGCCGCCGGGCTGTGGAGATGTTGTCTGGCTTGACAGCACGGGACCGTGGCACGGTTCTGCCCACTCTCGTCCTGGCATGCAGCAACCTGTCCTATTACTTGTCGGACGCTGGCCGGCCGACGGAGGCGCTGGAGTGTGCGGAGGAGGCGGTCCGGCTGGCCCGGGAGCTTTACGCCATCGACCGCCGTCACGAGGAGCAGCTCGCGGAGGCCCTGGACGCGCTCGCCAGGCGACTTATGAGTTGTGGCCGAACGCCGGAGGCGCTGACTGCTGGCCGTGAGGCGTTGGCGTTGATGGACGTATGTCCTGACGTCCTGCTGTCGCGCCTGCTTGAGCCCTACGCGATGGCGTTGGCGGCGACCGGCCAGCACGCCGAGGCGCTGCAGGTCAGCGACCGTGCCCTGCAGTTGCTGCGCAGGCTGGCTGTGGATCAACCGGTCGGCTCGCAAATGCACGACGCCCTGGGCAGGGTCTTGAGCCTGCACGCGAACCGGCTGTTCGAGGCAGGGCGGTGGGAGGAAGCGGTCGACGTCGGCGCCGAGACGGTCGCGCACTTCCGTGAGTCGATGACGGGCAGCCAGCCGCGGCGTCTCGGCTACCTGGCGACTGCTCTGAAGAACCAGGCGGTTTGTCTGGCGGGAGTACGACGGACGGCGGAGGCTCTGGCGGCGGCCGCGGAGGCGGTCGAACTGAGTCGTGAACTTGTCGCAGCCCAGCCCGAGGTGCATCATCCGCTCCTCGCCTCGTGTCTGGACACGTACGGCGGGCGGCTCAGCGAGATGGACCGGCGGGCGGAGGCCGCGGCCGCGACCGATGAGGCGGTGAAGCTGTATCGCGCTCTGGCCGCTGTCGACCGGGCGGTATACCTGTCGAGGCTGGCCGAGGCGGTGGGCAATCAGGGAGCCGTCACCGAGGATCGACAGGCCAGCCTCGCCCTTACGACAGAGGCAGTGCAGTTGCGTCGGGAACTCGTTGCGGACAACCGGGCCGGACACCTGCGGGACCTGGCGCTGTCGCTGTTGAACCTGGCTAACGGCCTGGCCAGGTCCGGCCGGCTCGACGAGGCCCTGGCCGTTGGCGAGGAGACCCTTGAACTGCAGCGTGAGGTAGCGACGGTCGACCGGCCTGCAATCCTGTCGCGACACGCGGAGATGCTGCGGCGGCAGGCGGTGTGGCTGGACGACGCCGGCCGTACGGTCGAGGCGCTGGCGCTCGGCGAGGAAGCGATCGCGGTCGCTCGCGAGGCCGTCGCCGGTAACCGGGCCGCCAATCTCAAGATTTTGTCGTATGCGCTGGAGGATCAGGCGGCACGGCTCGAGAAACTGTCCGGTCGCGGATCGCGGCAGACGCGACGGCCCGGGGGCACGCCAAGCTTCAGCAAGAAGAAGGCGCGCCGTGCGCAGGTGATGGCGCGCGAGGCGCAGGAGTTGTGGGCGGAGTACCAGCAAGGTGCGTCGGCCTCCGGCTAA
- a CDS encoding IS5 family transposase (programmed frameshift) gives MRRGEQPPWVVSDELWAEVAPLLPPRPPRRRRFPGRKPLDDRKVLCGILFVLYTAIPWEYLPQELGFGSGMTCWRRLRDWNDAGVWQRLHEVLLGRLRAAGQLDMSRAVIDGSHVRALKGGPKTGPSPVDRRKPGSKHHVITDAGGIPLATALTGGNRHDVTQLMPLVDKIPRIKGIRGRPRQRPDRIYADRGYDFDKYRRELRTRGITPVIARRGVPHGSGLGTRRWVVEQTIALLHWFRRLRIRWEIRDDIHEAFLTLACAIICWRRLQRLKS, from the exons GTGAGGAGGGGTGAGCAGCCGCCGTGGGTCGTCTCGGACGAACTCTGGGCCGAGGTCGCACCGCTGCTGCCGCCCCGTCCGCCCCGGCGGCGACGGTTCCCGGGCCGCAAGCCTCTCGATGACCGCAAGGTGCTGTGCGGGATCTTGTTCGTGCTCTACACCGCGATCCCGTGGGAGTACCTGCCCCAAGAGCTGGGTTTCGGCTCAGGAATGACCTGCTGGCGCCGGTTGCGGGACTGGAACGACGCTGGCGTGTGGCAGCGCCTGCACGAGGTGTTGCTCGGCAGACTCCGCGCCGCGGGCCAGTTGGACATGTCCCGGGCGGTGATCGACGGCTCCCACGTCCGGGCGCTCAAGGGCGGCC CCAAAACCGGTCCGAGCCCGGTCGACCGCCGCAAGCCAGGCTCGAAACACCACGTCATCACCGACGCGGGCGGCATCCCCCTCGCCACGGCACTGACCGGCGGCAACCGCCACGACGTCACCCAGCTCATGCCCCTGGTCGACAAGATCCCCCGCATCAAGGGCATCCGCGGCCGGCCCCGGCAGCGACCCGACCGCATCTACGCCGATCGCGGCTACGACTTCGACAAGTACCGCCGCGAGCTACGGACCCGCGGCATCACACCTGTCATCGCCCGACGCGGCGTCCCACACGGCTCTGGGCTCGGCACCCGACGCTGGGTCGTCGAGCAGACCATCGCCCTGCTGCACTGGTTCCGCCGCCTGCGCATCCGCTGGGAGATCCGCGACGACATCCACGAAGCGTTCCTCACTCTCGCCTGCGCCATCATCTGCTGGCGCCGACTCCAACGCTTAAAGAGTTAG
- a CDS encoding DUF3592 domain-containing protein → MVESPFGWRELKLVLAVVLGTLLIGVGMLLTVRLNEAIDERVRVGAETTGQVVHVERFRITRSFSATRLTVDYTFDGVRYRERFSSELDESEFRVGELLDVRVDRTDPTRAATPDGYATEDLLLQAPTVLAGLGLVMIVISLALIRTGPRRG, encoded by the coding sequence GTGGTGGAGAGCCCGTTCGGCTGGCGAGAGTTGAAGCTGGTCCTCGCGGTTGTCCTCGGCACCCTTCTGATCGGCGTGGGGATGCTGCTCACCGTTCGGCTGAACGAGGCGATCGACGAGCGGGTTCGCGTCGGCGCCGAGACGACAGGCCAAGTGGTCCACGTCGAACGGTTCAGGATCACGCGTTCGTTCTCCGCCACGAGGCTGACTGTGGACTACACGTTCGACGGCGTGCGGTATCGGGAGCGGTTCTCCAGCGAACTCGACGAGAGTGAGTTCCGCGTCGGGGAGTTACTCGACGTACGCGTCGACAGGACGGATCCGACCCGGGCTGCCACGCCCGACGGGTACGCGACGGAGGATCTGCTCCTGCAGGCGCCGACTGTCCTGGCTGGCCTCGGCCTCGTCATGATCGTGATCTCGCTCGCGCTTATCAGAACGGGCCCTCGGCGCGGCTAG
- a CDS encoding DUF4238 domain-containing protein — MIGENGRDDEPWRCWVDDMIDSDPSILDEIQQWWDTTSPVLMVGSRHHTVPRRYLERFSASGQIRVRDRITGRASVRNIKDVGAIRDFYTFINLDGERDGRLERILGVIEDGATAVVDRILDPFRTPRPLTPEESLHLSIFIGFQLLRTPRHRREVELMGDYLIRSSRPDIRGITEVRVVPDPNLHLDYLTKNAPKVAEVFFGRPTTLITIDQPLFITCDEPVILRTRGDVSHVQHLPSCAKPERRRKKDARKPSRSRARNADTVHVYPSRPGVAQAHEVALPLTPRALLIIGPPHVAHVVPHRRLQGGAAVALANDVNSRLLTHAYQWVAAHPAHPTFTDMELPEPGPIVHACDGGTTFARELQQPPAPRQPELLGRRGR, encoded by the coding sequence ATGATCGGCGAGAACGGGCGGGATGACGAGCCGTGGCGGTGCTGGGTCGACGACATGATCGACTCGGATCCGAGCATCCTCGACGAGATCCAGCAGTGGTGGGACACGACCTCGCCGGTGCTGATGGTCGGCAGCCGGCACCACACCGTCCCGCGCCGCTATCTCGAACGCTTCTCCGCCTCAGGTCAAATCCGTGTCCGCGACCGGATCACAGGACGGGCGAGCGTGCGCAACATCAAGGACGTTGGCGCGATCCGCGACTTCTACACCTTCATCAACCTCGACGGTGAGCGAGACGGTCGACTCGAACGGATCCTCGGCGTGATCGAGGACGGGGCGACCGCGGTCGTCGACCGCATCCTCGACCCCTTCCGGACACCGCGACCGCTCACGCCGGAGGAATCACTGCACCTGAGCATCTTCATCGGCTTTCAACTGCTGCGTACGCCCCGACACCGTCGTGAGGTCGAGTTGATGGGCGACTACCTCATCCGCTCGTCGCGGCCGGACATCCGCGGGATCACCGAGGTGCGGGTGGTTCCGGACCCGAACCTGCACCTCGACTACCTGACCAAGAACGCCCCCAAAGTCGCCGAGGTGTTCTTCGGCCGCCCGACGACGCTCATCACGATCGACCAACCGCTGTTCATCACCTGCGACGAGCCGGTGATCCTGCGTACCCGCGGCGACGTCAGCCACGTCCAGCACCTGCCGAGCTGCGCCAAGCCCGAGCGGCGGCGGAAGAAGGACGCACGTAAGCCCAGCAGAAGCCGCGCCCGCAACGCCGACACGGTCCACGTGTACCCCAGCCGACCCGGCGTGGCCCAAGCGCACGAGGTAGCCCTCCCGCTCACACCGCGAGCATTGCTCATCATCGGCCCGCCCCACGTCGCCCACGTCGTACCACATCGTCGTTTGCAAGGTGGAGCGGCCGTCGCCCTCGCAAACGACGTGAACTCGAGACTCCTCACCCACGCCTACCAATGGGTCGCTGCCCACCCCGCCCACCCGACGTTCACGGACATGGAACTTCCTGAACCCGGGCCCATCGTCCACGCCTGCGACGGCGGCACGACCTTCGCCCGTGAGCTGCAACAGCCACCCGCACCTCGACAACCCGAGCTGCTGGGCCGCCGTGGTCGTTGA
- a CDS encoding tyrosine-type recombinase/integrase: protein MNSQGVIGKRCGCLDTATGRRRGSSCPRLSEREHGSWYFHCSTRNLLGQAERIRRGGYPSQAAARRARDELLALSREEQAGRSWTVTRWLRYWLSTRTRIRPTTRMHYTRDIEQFLIPHIGQLILGELTSRQLTAAFAAIAATRNRAGQLRSACTLQHLHTTLRAALTGAVREGLIRDNPARRIELPARPRPQAQVWTEARVAEWQASGERPTIAVWTPTQLAAFLDYVRDDSLFPFWWLVALRGLRRGEAAGLRWTEVDLHTGQLSVVRQRTTAGYDVHEGPPKSQASRRTVALDQHTVRVLRQHRERQRQRRAARIDAGKVGHDSGYVFTGPDGLPIHPGYLTQRLRLLVGRAGLPPIRLHDLRHGAATLAHAAGADLKTVQDQLGHATIHLTADTYTSVLPDTQREAAEATARLVLDAAASGDEIRRQVSDLRAESPEQAKPSGVRATRGCQARWRLGRTASDARIRRVSRRLIGRDRRSL, encoded by the coding sequence ATGAACAGTCAGGGCGTCATCGGCAAGCGGTGCGGGTGCCTCGACACGGCGACGGGCCGCCGCCGGGGTAGTTCCTGCCCGCGGTTGTCGGAGCGTGAGCACGGCAGTTGGTACTTCCACTGCTCCACCCGCAACCTGCTCGGCCAGGCCGAGCGGATACGCCGGGGCGGTTACCCGTCGCAGGCGGCAGCCCGCCGAGCACGCGACGAGTTGCTGGCGCTGTCCCGGGAGGAGCAGGCCGGCCGGTCGTGGACGGTCACTCGCTGGTTGCGGTACTGGTTGTCGACCAGGACCCGGATCCGGCCGACCACACGGATGCACTACACCCGCGACATCGAGCAGTTCCTCATCCCGCATATCGGCCAGCTGATCCTCGGTGAGTTGACCTCGCGGCAGCTCACCGCCGCCTTCGCCGCGATCGCGGCCACCCGCAACCGTGCCGGGCAGCTGCGGTCCGCCTGCACCCTGCAGCACCTGCACACCACGCTGCGGGCGGCACTGACCGGCGCGGTCCGCGAAGGGCTGATCCGGGACAACCCGGCACGTCGCATCGAGCTACCCGCCCGCCCCCGCCCGCAGGCCCAGGTGTGGACCGAAGCTCGCGTCGCCGAGTGGCAGGCCAGCGGCGAGCGTCCCACCATCGCCGTGTGGACGCCGACGCAGCTTGCCGCCTTCCTCGACTACGTCCGCGACGACAGCCTGTTCCCTTTCTGGTGGCTGGTCGCCCTACGGGGGCTGCGCCGCGGTGAGGCCGCCGGGCTGCGCTGGACCGAAGTCGACCTGCACACCGGCCAACTATCGGTGGTACGGCAGCGCACGACCGCCGGCTACGACGTGCACGAAGGGCCACCCAAGTCACAGGCCAGCCGCCGCACCGTGGCGCTGGACCAGCACACCGTTCGGGTGCTGCGCCAGCACCGCGAGCGGCAGCGCCAGCGACGCGCCGCGCGAATCGACGCCGGGAAGGTGGGCCACGACAGTGGCTACGTGTTCACCGGTCCCGACGGGCTACCGATTCATCCCGGCTACCTCACCCAACGCTTGCGGCTGCTCGTCGGCCGGGCAGGGCTACCTCCGATTAGGCTGCACGACCTGCGGCATGGAGCCGCGACCCTCGCCCACGCCGCCGGCGCTGACCTCAAGACCGTCCAGGACCAGCTCGGGCACGCCACCATCCACCTGACCGCCGACACCTACACCAGCGTCCTGCCCGACACCCAACGCGAAGCGGCCGAGGCCACCGCGCGCCTCGTCCTCGACGCCGCCGCATCGGGCGATGAGATCCGACGCCAGGTCAGTGACCTGCGGGCTGAGTCGCCGGAGCAGGCCAAGCCTTCGGGTGTACGGGCTACGCGGGGATGCCAAGCCAGGTGGAGACTCGGCCGGACGGCAAGCGATGCCCGAATCCGGCGGGTCTCCAGGCGACTCATCGGCAGGGACCGCAGGTCGCTCTAG
- a CDS encoding LLM class flavin-dependent oxidoreductase encodes MDVHLFLLAGHRPGATHATALADAHAYGRAAEVAGYSGVWIAEHHFISYGVCPSAITFAAHLLGATRTITVGTAACILSNRHPVALGEEAVLLDELSGGRFRLGVGRGGPWVDLEVFGTGLDRFHTGFHDALELLGRWLSGAPTVAGNDRFPFRPVPVVPRPARRIPVWVAATSPQTVDLAARHGMPLLLGLHADLDEKAGLLDRYARAAAAHGHDVHRIDHASAHLAHVEDDDAHAADAVRAGLPALLAGTREYVRLDGTPAGPSDLASYVERLVAIHPVGSPRRCTETLEQAATLPGMRHLLLMVEGAGGRDRTLGTIHRIAQDVLGLSPERSRSQPTAPTTQAAASTATCR; translated from the coding sequence GTGGACGTCCACCTGTTCCTGCTCGCCGGGCACCGCCCGGGCGCAACCCACGCCACGGCTCTCGCCGACGCCCACGCCTACGGCCGGGCCGCGGAGGTCGCCGGGTACTCCGGGGTGTGGATCGCCGAGCACCACTTCATCTCCTACGGCGTGTGCCCCTCGGCGATCACCTTCGCCGCGCATCTGCTCGGCGCCACCCGCACCATCACGGTCGGCACCGCCGCCTGCATCCTGTCCAACCGCCACCCGGTCGCCCTCGGCGAGGAGGCAGTGCTGCTCGACGAGTTGTCCGGCGGACGGTTCCGCCTGGGCGTCGGCCGGGGCGGCCCGTGGGTCGACCTGGAAGTGTTCGGCACCGGCCTAGACCGCTTCCACACCGGCTTCCACGACGCGCTGGAGCTTCTGGGCCGGTGGCTGTCCGGCGCCCCGACGGTCGCCGGCAACGACCGGTTCCCGTTCCGGCCCGTGCCCGTGGTGCCACGGCCCGCGCGGCGGATACCGGTGTGGGTCGCGGCGACCTCACCGCAGACGGTCGACCTCGCCGCCCGGCACGGCATGCCGCTGCTGCTCGGCCTGCACGCCGACCTTGACGAGAAGGCCGGCCTCCTCGACCGCTACGCCCGGGCCGCCGCCGCGCACGGCCACGACGTGCACCGCATCGACCATGCCAGCGCGCACCTAGCGCACGTCGAGGACGACGACGCCCACGCCGCCGACGCCGTACGCGCCGGACTCCCGGCGCTGCTGGCCGGCACCCGCGAGTACGTCCGCCTCGACGGCACTCCAGCCGGTCCCTCGGACCTGGCCTCGTACGTGGAGCGGCTCGTCGCCATCCACCCCGTCGGCTCGCCCCGCCGCTGCACGGAAACGCTGGAGCAGGCCGCCACCCTGCCCGGCATGCGGCACCTGCTGCTGATGGTCGAAGGCGCCGGCGGACGCGACCGTACGCTCGGCACGATCCACCGCATCGCCCAGGATGTGCTCGGCCTGTCACCCGAGCGGTCTCGAAGCCAGCCGACGGCGCCGACAACGCAGGCGGCGGCTTCAACCGCCACATGCCGCTGA
- a CDS encoding IS110 family transposase has translation MAGKVVIGIDPHKASWTAAAVDSSQRVLAVVRVEVNRDGYRQLRRFARRFPRAVWAIEGAGGLGAPLVTRLAADDVQAVDVPAKLAARVRLLSTGHNRKTDQADAVSVAIAALTAQGLRSVETDQTTAALRAWTEHREDLVRTRTQTVNRLHVLLAQLLPAGGAANLTADSAAALLRTVRPRELLARTQRQIAVDLVAEIRRLDRRISAAGDAITAAVAAAGSTLTRLYGVGDIVAAIVLARTGSVSRFASSAHFASFAGVAPIEVSSGDVVRHRLSRAGDRQLNRALHVIAITQIRGDTAGRAYYQRKRQAGKSHREALRCLKRRLADVVYRTLLHDANTSFGTPS, from the coding sequence ATGGCTGGCAAGGTCGTTATCGGCATCGATCCGCATAAGGCGAGTTGGACCGCGGCGGCGGTGGACAGCTCCCAGCGGGTGCTGGCTGTGGTGCGGGTAGAGGTTAATCGCGACGGCTACCGGCAACTACGCCGCTTCGCCCGCCGATTTCCTCGTGCTGTGTGGGCGATCGAGGGTGCTGGTGGACTGGGTGCGCCGCTGGTGACGCGGCTGGCAGCCGATGACGTCCAGGCGGTCGATGTGCCAGCCAAACTCGCTGCCCGGGTGCGCCTGTTGTCCACCGGCCACAACCGTAAGACCGACCAGGCGGACGCCGTCTCCGTCGCGATCGCCGCGCTGACCGCGCAAGGCCTGCGTAGCGTCGAGACAGACCAGACCACGGCGGCGCTACGGGCGTGGACCGAGCACCGGGAGGACCTGGTGCGCACCCGCACTCAGACCGTTAACCGGCTGCACGTCTTGCTCGCTCAGCTGCTGCCCGCCGGTGGCGCAGCCAACCTCACGGCCGACAGCGCCGCCGCCTTGCTGCGAACCGTGCGTCCCCGCGAGCTGCTGGCCCGCACGCAGCGCCAGATCGCGGTCGACCTCGTCGCCGAGATCCGGCGCCTGGACCGACGCATCAGCGCGGCCGGTGACGCCATCACCGCTGCCGTCGCCGCAGCCGGCAGCACTCTGACCCGCCTCTACGGCGTCGGCGACATCGTCGCCGCCATCGTGCTCGCGCGCACCGGCTCGGTCAGCCGGTTCGCCTCCTCAGCACACTTCGCGTCCTTCGCCGGCGTCGCCCCGATCGAAGTCTCCTCCGGCGACGTCGTTCGCCACCGACTCTCCCGGGCAGGGGACCGGCAACTCAACCGTGCTCTGCACGTCATCGCCATCACCCAAATCCGCGGCGACACCGCAGGCAGGGCTTACTACCAGCGCAAACGACAAGCCGGCAAAAGCCACCGAGAAGCACTACGCTGCTTGAAGCGCCGCCTCGCGGACGTGGTCTATCGAACCCTGCTCCACGACGCCAACACCTCCTTCGGGACTCCCTCTTGA
- a CDS encoding choice-of-anchor M domain-containing protein, which yields MIAMRTRNRILAGLALTAALLAGTAAPAAAVPIVLSSGHVDVIDVDYAGGALSVNLLDDTVSPSVERNPADVVLRVPNTAKLTVPSGSAWSFLGTSGQAWVLPQASTTGLLWGGWNTTEVPSGVFQNNRVTFKLTKVTGPAGFSVYTVSGGTPTVLFDSGNGLPDNLNVNRNTHAHLNWGFDAAGTYSVTFEVTGVLASNGSTISSGAKTWTFDVLP from the coding sequence GTGATCGCCATGCGTACCCGCAACCGTATCCTCGCCGGCCTCGCCCTGACCGCCGCCCTGCTCGCCGGCACCGCCGCCCCCGCCGCCGCGGTGCCGATCGTGCTGTCCAGCGGCCACGTCGACGTCATCGACGTCGACTACGCCGGCGGCGCGCTGAGCGTCAACCTGCTCGACGACACCGTCAGCCCGTCGGTGGAGCGCAACCCCGCCGACGTCGTCCTGCGCGTGCCCAACACCGCCAAGCTCACCGTCCCCAGCGGCAGCGCCTGGTCGTTCCTCGGCACCAGCGGGCAGGCCTGGGTGCTACCCCAGGCCAGCACCACCGGACTGCTCTGGGGCGGCTGGAACACCACCGAGGTGCCCAGCGGCGTGTTCCAGAACAACCGGGTCACCTTCAAACTCACCAAAGTCACCGGACCGGCCGGCTTCAGCGTCTACACCGTCTCCGGCGGCACCCCCACCGTGCTGTTCGACAGCGGCAACGGACTGCCCGACAACCTCAACGTCAACCGCAACACCCACGCCCACCTCAACTGGGGCTTCGACGCCGCCGGCACCTACAGCGTCACCTTCGAAGTCACCGGCGTACTCGCCTCCAACGGCAGCACCATTAGCTCCGGCGCCAAGACCTGGACCTTCGACGTCCTCCCCTGA
- a CDS encoding choice-of-anchor M domain-containing protein encodes MRKPIRLLLATGAVTAALLAAAPPAQATVVTFSSGHLDLVDIAYEAGELELGIHDEDNDVEYATDQVKIVVKRQAKVTVPSDPAFGFLGTPGVSKVWILPEIQNTDLIWPGIAAEEIEPGTFTADALTLGVQSVSGPGQLAIYTENAVGQPTVLADSGDGLPDTIALTAGDHLHANWAFDRAGTYCITFRATGTLAATGQQVTSEPATLHVVVRA; translated from the coding sequence GTGCGCAAGCCCATCCGCCTGCTGCTCGCCACCGGGGCGGTGACCGCGGCGCTGCTCGCGGCAGCGCCACCGGCGCAGGCCACCGTCGTGACATTCAGCTCCGGACACCTCGACCTCGTCGACATCGCCTACGAGGCCGGTGAGCTGGAACTCGGCATCCACGACGAGGACAACGACGTCGAGTACGCCACCGACCAGGTCAAGATCGTCGTCAAGCGACAGGCCAAGGTCACCGTCCCCAGCGATCCCGCCTTCGGCTTCCTCGGCACCCCCGGGGTGTCGAAGGTGTGGATCCTGCCCGAGATCCAGAACACCGACCTGATCTGGCCCGGCATCGCCGCCGAGGAGATCGAGCCGGGCACCTTCACCGCCGACGCACTCACCCTCGGCGTCCAGTCGGTCAGCGGGCCCGGACAGCTCGCCATCTACACCGAGAACGCCGTAGGGCAGCCCACCGTCCTCGCCGACAGCGGCGACGGCCTGCCCGACACCATCGCCCTGACCGCCGGCGACCACCTGCACGCCAACTGGGCCTTCGACCGCGCCGGCACCTACTGCATCACGTTCCGGGCCACCGGCACCCTCGCCGCCACCGGGCAGCAGGTCACCAGCGAGCCGGCCACCCTCCACGTCGTGGTCAGGGCGTGA
- a CDS encoding anchored repeat-type ABC transporter permease subunit: MSITDFLTDLLNPDLAFLPKALAIAVMSSIVCGVVGCYVVLRGMAFIGDAVAHAVFPGIALAFVLQGSLVLGGAVAGVATALLIAIFAQNRRVKEDSIIGVFLVGAFALGIVIISQAPGYAGSLQQFLFGSITGIPDRDLYVVGGAGLVILGLVLALHKEFVAVCLDREMSRAMGLPVFLLDIVLYVLVTLAVVISLQTIGTILVLALLITPAAAARLLTDRLGVMMLLAPMIGGTSATVGLYLSWSYDTPVGGTIVLVATTVFLAAWLIAPRHGLLTRRRRRPSGQDPADLTRPAPLSDLAHPQDPSPAVR, translated from the coding sequence ATGTCGATCACCGATTTCCTCACCGACCTGCTCAACCCCGACCTCGCGTTCCTGCCCAAGGCGTTGGCCATCGCGGTCATGTCCAGCATCGTCTGCGGCGTCGTCGGCTGCTACGTCGTCCTGCGCGGCATGGCGTTCATCGGCGACGCCGTGGCCCACGCGGTCTTCCCCGGCATCGCGCTCGCCTTCGTCCTGCAGGGCAGCCTGGTCCTCGGCGGCGCCGTCGCCGGTGTCGCCACCGCACTGCTGATCGCGATCTTCGCGCAGAACCGGCGCGTCAAGGAGGACTCCATCATCGGCGTCTTCCTGGTCGGCGCGTTCGCCCTCGGCATCGTGATCATCTCGCAGGCCCCCGGGTACGCCGGGTCGCTGCAACAGTTCCTGTTCGGCTCGATCACCGGCATCCCCGACCGGGACCTATACGTCGTCGGCGGCGCCGGCCTGGTCATCCTCGGCCTGGTGCTCGCCCTGCACAAGGAATTCGTCGCCGTCTGCCTCGACCGGGAGATGTCCCGGGCGATGGGGCTGCCGGTCTTCCTTCTCGACATCGTGCTCTACGTCCTGGTCACCCTCGCCGTGGTGATCTCCCTGCAGACCATCGGCACCATCCTCGTCCTGGCCCTGCTGATCACCCCCGCCGCGGCGGCCCGCCTGCTCACCGACCGGCTCGGCGTGATGATGCTGCTCGCCCCCATGATCGGCGGCACGTCGGCGACCGTCGGGCTGTACCTGTCCTGGAGCTACGACACACCCGTCGGCGGCACCATCGTCCTGGTCGCCACCACTGTTTTCCTCGCCGCCTGGCTGATCGCCCCACGACACGGCCTGCTGACCAGACGGCGGCGACGTCCGAGTGGGCAGGATCCCGCTGACCTCACCCGACCCGCGCCGCTGTCTGACCTCGCACACCCGCAGGACCCGTCACCGGCCGTGCGATAG